In one window of Mytilus galloprovincialis chromosome 6, xbMytGall1.hap1.1, whole genome shotgun sequence DNA:
- the LOC143079906 gene encoding bactericidal permeability-increasing protein-like, with the protein MLLAIILPCILLAICIHATNPGLRLHITQNGIDYANTVAVDLISKTVRSAKIPDQSGSGHHVEYNIYGLVIKNFQLGTSSIKLSSGSDLKWTTANIVLEIDGNFHYKYRWHFIKISDHGRFTVQFSGMSFSVGINTGVDGNGRPTIKSAQCACNSGHVKFKFHGGRAWIYNTFAGKVSKAISKQFQKKMCGIVQNLIDNNAQKSLSTMKVQVKLGKVLTLDYRLMSAPKATPQYMEASLKGEILWTSDKTEAPFAPQSMAPITDSKKMVYITLSDYVFNTMFYQAHKHNMLVFNLTTKNIKDKKDILNTTCSGLCIGKFIPQIGKAFPNSTVELHMLSTKPPVTNITVGALGVRAEGNITLFARKSDKSLHYLFTIYAKASIKVNLSMANEMIHGKLYDTKIQTKVTNSAIGTINDRALQFLVDSAIITTIEPMINGLGTKGFPMPSTNDLQFQQSGIKLLPNTILIETDLKYAPKSTVLKFVPMNERYQEIEI; encoded by the exons ATGTTGCTGGCAATAATTTTGCCCTGCATCTTATTAGCAATTTGCATTCATGCAACGAACCCCGGATTGAGACTTCATATTACACAGAACGGGATAGATTATG CTAATACCGTAGCAGTGGATTTAATTTCCAAGACAGTACGAAGTGCTAAAATTCCAGATCAAAGTGGATCAGGACATCATGTAGAATATAACATCTATGG TCTGGTAATCAAAAACTTCCAGCTTGGAACTAGCAGTATAAAGCTGTCGTCTGGAAGTGACCTCAAATGGACTACAGCAAACATCGTATTGGAAATTGATGGGAATTTTCACTATAAATACAGATGGCATTT TATCAAGATATCTGACCATGGAAGATTTACAGTTCAGTTTTCAGGGATGTCGTTCAGCGTTGGAATAAATACGG GTGTTGATGGCAATGGGAGACCAACAATTAAATCCGCACAATGCGCATGTAACAGTGGACATGTTAAGTTCAAATTCCATGGAGGAAGAGCTTGGATCTACAATACGTTTGCAGGAAAAGTTTCTAAGGCTATtagtaaacagtttcagaaaaag ATGTGTGGAATAGTTCAAAATCTCATTGATAACAATGCACAGAAAAGTCTTTCAACTAtgaaag ttCAGGTAAAACTAGGTAAAGTCCTGACACTTGACTACAGACTCATGTCAGCTCCAAAGGCAACTCCGCAGTATATGGAAGCGAGTCTTAAG GGAGAAATACTCTGGACCAGTGATAAAACTGAAGCACCATTTGCACCTCAATCTATGGCACCAATCACAGACAGCAAGAAAATGGTGTACATCACATTGTCAGATTATGTATTCAACACTATGTTTTATCAAGCGCATAAACATAACATGCTTGTGTTCAACTTGactacaaaaaat ATCAAAGACAAGAAAGATATATTGAACACAACCTGTTCCGGTCTGTGTATTGGGAAATTTATTCCACAG ATCGGAAAAGCTTTTCCAAATAGTACAGTAGAACTACACATGCTTAGTACTAAACCACCAGTGACAAATATAACAGTCGGAGCCCTTGGTGTGAGAGCAGAAGGGAACATCACCTTGTTTGCTAGGAAATCAGACAAAAGTCTACATTATTTGTTTACAATATATGCT AAAGCATCAATAAAAGTGAATCTTTCAATGGCAAATGAGATGATACATGGAAAACTCTACGATACGAA AATTCAAACAAAAGTTACAAACTCTGCCATTGGTACTATAAAT GATAGAGCATTACAATTTCTTGTGGACAGTGCCATCATAACCACCATAGAACCAATGATCAACG GTCTTGGAACCAAAGGTTTTCCTATGCCATCGACAAATGATTTACAATTCCAACAGTCTGGTATTAAACTATTGCCG aacaCGATCCTGATTGAAACGGATTTGAAGTATGCTCCTAAATCAACTGTGCTGAAGTTTGTGCCTATGAATGAACGATACCAGGAGATTGAAATTTGA